From the Manihot esculenta cultivar AM560-2 chromosome 3, M.esculenta_v8, whole genome shotgun sequence genome, one window contains:
- the LOC110612043 gene encoding galactan beta-1,4-galactosyltransferase GALS3, translating into MGKEREKERGDKKMFVGVVMNCAAELKLLLGALLILCSLATLLQFLPSRFSISTSDLRFCISRITTTTTTTTTTTTSSSIAHPETPLNSSLATPPNPLPSPAQTGEQVLDNGIIKRAFNPYGAAAYNFITMGTYRGGLNTFAIIGLSSKPLHLYAKPTYQCEWVPQHSSSGNSSAVPITAAAYKILPDWGYGRVYTVVVVNCTFSQPVNSNNSGGKLFLHASTSGGGDRNFNITDRFEVLQEQAGSLNLSLFTSKPKYDYLYCGSSLYGGLSPQRVREWIAYHVRFFGERSHFVIHDAGGVHEEVMEVLKPWMDLGYVTLQDIREQERFDGYYHNQFMVVNDCLHRYKFMTKWMFFFDVDEYIYVPPKNTIKSVLDSLSDYNQFTIEQMPMSNKLCLSADYGRYYRKWGLEKLVYRDIKKGIRRDRKYAIQPKNVFATGVHMSQNLAGKTTHKTEGIIKYFHYHGTIAQRREPCRNLLNVTEINFENNPYVLDTTMRDIAWSVKKFEQRMIGARLQNTRQ; encoded by the exons ATGGGTaaagaaagggaaaaagaaagagGAGACAAGAAGATGTTTGTTGGAGTTGTAATGAATTGCGCTGCAGAGCTTAAGCTTCTTCTAGGAGCTCTTTTAATTCTTTGCAGTCTAGCTACTCTTCTACAGTTTCTTCCTTCTCGTTTTTCTATCTCCACCTCTGATCTCCGCTTCTGTATCTCCAgaatcaccaccaccaccactactactaccaccaccaccacctcctcctccatcgCTCACCCTGAAACGCCACTAAATTCCTCTCTTGCTACTCCTCCTAACCCACTACCCTCCCCTGCTCAAACAGGCGAACAAGTTCTTGACAATGGGATTATTAAGAGGGCCTTTAATCCTTATGGTGCTGCAGCTTATAACTTCATCACCATGGGTACTTACAGAGGTGGACTCAATACTTTTGCTATTATAGGCTTGTCTTCAAAACCCCTTCACCTTTATGCAAAACCCACCTACCAATGCGAGTGGGTTCCGCAACACTCTTCTTCAGGCAACTCCTCGGCCGTCCCCATCACCGCCGCTGCTTATAAGATCCTTCCTGACTGGGGATACGGCCGTGTTTACACTGTTGTCGTTGTGAATTGCACGTTTTCTCAACCTGTCAACTCTAACAATTCAGGTGGGAAATTGTTCCTGCACGCCTCCACATCAGGCGGTGGTGACAGAAACTTCAATATTACCGACAGATTTGAGGTTCTTCAAGAACAAGCAGGGAGTTTAAACTTGAGTTTATTCACATCGAAACCCAAATACGATTATTTGTATTGCGGGTCTTCTCTGTATGGTGGGTTGAGTCCGCAGAGAGTCAGGGAATGGATTGCTTATCATGTGAGGTTTTTCGGTGAGAGATCCCATTTTGTGATACACGATGCAGGTGGGGTGCATGAGGAGGTGATGGAGGTTTTGAAGCCATGGATGGATTTGGGGTATGTGACATTGCAGGACATAAGAGAGCAAGAGAGATTTGATGGGTATTACCATAACCAGTTTATGGTGGTTAATGACTGCTTGCATAGATACAAGTTTATGACAAAGTGGATGTTCTTCTTTGATGTTGATGAGTACATTTATGTCCCTCCAAAGAACACCATCAAGTCTGTGTTGGATTCTCTCTCCGATTATAACCAATTCACTATTGAGCAGATGCCCATGAGCAACAAGCTCTGCCTTTCGGCTGATTATGGTAGATACTACAG GAAATGGGGGCTTGAGAAGCTGGTCTATAGAGATATCAAGAAAGGTATAAGAAGGGACCGCAAATACGCGATCCAACCAAAGAATGTTTTCGCAACTGGTGTGCATATGTCCCAGAACCTAGCTGGGAAGACTACACACAAGACAGAAGGCATCATCAAATATTTCCATTACCATGGAACTATAGCACAAAGGCGAGAACCCTGTCGGAACCTACTCAACGTGACAGAGATAAACTTCGAAAACAACCCTTATGTTCTGGATACCACAATGAGAGATATTGCTTGGTCTGTGAAGAAATTTGAGCAGAGAATGATCGGCGCAAGGTTACAAAATACTCGGCAATGA